Below is a window of Apodemus sylvaticus chromosome 5, mApoSyl1.1, whole genome shotgun sequence DNA.
aggaaaagctaagagttctgatgtatcctgcccttctccacgagcctaGCTTATcgctctttctagtggcgattggtGTGTCTCAGGATCatcgttctctctagtatttgataccctttttagctcctgtaatttattagtcaatttctgcaatttaatttcaaactccaacttttgtaactgcatatctctctggatctcgtctcctgccatcaaagtcataggcggagcagatggcacaATAGGGGCTCATTCTtcccccatgagattcagctgttctctttttgggatgagctgccttttctataattagctcatcagcactatctctgcgtttttgtaacttagggtggggagggtccttctttgcagaggtcctctccggcaggcttccttcttgagattcctcaagttcttgaataatatctaatttctctaagcctccttcatctataatatcctttataagtgtccagaggcatagggtaatattatctgccttggctgcctttagcgaattaccaattctttcccgggttctctcgtttaacgttcgtttttcttggaaccaaggacagcaagaatatatttgaTACAAGAAATCTTCTaaccttccttcttcaaaccctatccctttcgcctgaagcaactcttgaatgttgagGGCGCAAATTTCACGctaactttcctgtcccattttcccctatctatctatcccaagcagccactgtgccgggtcagcacAATTCTGCTTGCCTATCCATATCcttctgcacccacaacaatagtttcaaaggataaaattttacattaccgctagcatttaactcctatagttgtttaccgtactgataccatcttctttccactttttctgtgaagcttcgccagatagggtcacctcaggaaattctcccctaTCAGGTCTGTCCGTGTTCAAGGCGCCATTATGTAGCCACCCGCGACCACATGTGAACtggggacctggaagagaattctggggataaacgggaaggggacgaaagagaattgagtcaagacgacagttgccgatagagactgactttaccattatttagccaatatatatagtctttagaaaacaaccctgcccctgAAGTGGCcacgaattccttggttcttcttctcagcgggtctcCTGCTTCTAGTCAcgcaggtttctgctggtctccaggtgagactgccctgaggcagccttggttgttaaggtgaaagcggttgtattgttcccaacaggaacaagggccggagataacaccagggaaAGGGTGGAGGCTGCTGGCCATGAATATCACtgcttgaataggctgggtaacaccagcgGAAGGGTGGGGGCTGCTGGCCAGgtatgtcacagcttgaataggatgggctaagAAGTCCAGCCAAATGCTGTGGGTGAAGGGATACTAATtggcaagaacacatcaaaatgatcatccatcatggttaactaagcttcatcccagggattaaTGGAtagctcaatatatggaaatccatcaatctaatccactatataatcaagtcaaagaaaaaaaatcatatgatcatttcCCTAGATGCTGAGAAAACTTTTGACACAATACAAtgcctcttcatgataaaagtcttggaaagatcaggaattcaaggcacatacctaaacatattaaaagaaatatagagcaaaccagtaaccaacatcaaactaaatggagagaaacttgaagcaatcctactgaaatcagggactagacaaggctgtccactctcttcctacctgtTCAATGTAGTACTCCAAATACTAGCCAtagcaattacacaacaaaaggaggtcaaagggattgaaattggaaaggaagaagtcaaaatatcactattagcaaatgatatgatagtatacttatgtgacccaaacaaatcctccagagaactcctgaacctgataaacaagttcagcaaaatgtctggatataaaattaactagatcaaatcagtagcctctctatactcaaaggataaagtggctgagaaagaaattagggaaatgacagcttTCAAAATagtaacaaagaatataaaataccttggtgtgaatctcaccaagcaaatgaaagatctgtattacaagaacttcaaatttctgaagaaagacattgaagatgatctcagaagatggacaaatctcccatgatcatggattgggagcactaatatactaaaaatggccactttgcctaaagcaatctacagattcaatgcaattcccaccaatatcccaactcatttcttcaaagagttagaaagagtaaattccaaatttatctggaataacaaaaaacccaggacagcaaaaactattttcaacaataaaagtacctctggcagaatcaccatccctgacctcaagttctactacaaaaaatagtgattaaaaactgtagGTTGTTGGTATAGAAATGGGCAGTaagttcaatggaatagaagtgaaggcccagaaatgagcCTACAagcatatggtcacttgatctttgacaaaggagctaaaaccatccagtggacaaaagaaagcgttttcaacaaatggtccatATGATTCATCTTAGAGCATGTGTGTTTTTGAACATGTAAAATACTAATGCAAAAATTACTAAGTATTTTGAAAGtgaaaggaatttattttctttattttattgagttcTTGAATAAAATTCAGAAGTTGGAGGCTGGGGAATCCCCAAAGTCTGTGAAAGCAAACACGTTTACAATTGCTTGGTTCTGTTTAATATGAGAACGGGAATCTTTCCATGGCAGACATAACTGTGGTCAATGAATATGAGCCACTCTGAAGTGAAACTCTCTTATCAAAACAGGACACAGTGGGGATGACAATAAAATAGCTTCAAGTTCAAGAAAGAATCAGAGGAAAATGAGTGAAGGGGAAGGAACTGTTTATGAGCTGATCCTTGTAATGTGAGTATATGATAAAATTCCTGTTGTATTTAATTGCAACTACTCATTTAAGGTCCGTTCACTTATTTtagtatcacattttatttttttatactcttGATGGTTTTACAGTGGATTATGGATTGGTAATTACTTCACAAAGTAAAGTTGTGCTTCAAAAAGATACTGTACAAGTTTTCCTTTCCAACAAATCCTTGAGACTGATAGACACTTAAAGCAATTTTATATGCTCAAGTTTAATGATTTCTTACTGTACTCTTATAATTCCTAAGTCTCTCAGCTTGAAGAAAAATTGTTCATAGGACACTAAACTTACTCTAATGCTATCTGATTAAATTTGTATTATTGGATTCTGTATTATCTCAAAATACAAGCAATATACTAGGAAAGTAGTTAATAAAGATTAGAGGGAGCTAAAAGTAGATGTGTTCAGAATAATCATAATTCACTAATAACTCACAAAATCAAAAAACTGTGATGAAAATGCCACAGATATTCAAGAGTTAAGTACACTGTATTTTAACACAATAAAACTACACAAACTCATAAGTAAACACAgtatttatatttcatctttaaaGAGTAAAGTGCCTATTTTCAcaaatatcattcattttctttgactgatcaAAACCAAGCTCCTTGTCAGTTATCTACTAGTCTGGAAATAATACTGGAGGCTTTAAAATCAATTATGTGTTTGTATTCCATCATTACAACTTCATTGAAGCAATTTACAGAGGAAAatcacaaatatattttcaaaacaatGTTTTTAATGTACTTACAAGTGATATTATATAATATCTGCTAATAGATTGATGTTTTAATCTTCCAATttcaattataaaaaataaataaaatgcacagGAATAAAGATGAGGAATAAATAAAGGacgaagggagaaaagaaagaaaagattaaagcAGATGAAGCTTTCATGAAATTAGTGTTCAAACTATTATATGAAATCTAACCATTTAGTGTTGAAAGCCAGTTAGTACAAGACAAAAAGTGACAATCCCACGACTAGAAATACATATTATTCAAAGATAAGCTTCTATGGATCAGTCTAAATTCCAACAAAAGATAATGCTGACAATGAATGTTCAGCACCTGCATTCTCAGTTTATTTACCCGACAGGTATTCTCAACACATTAGAGGAAACTCAGTTTATTCTGTGTATTGATATGCAGCCAAAAATAGAGCTACCACTAGAATTTTGAGTTTATGTTTGAAATATGTCAATAGATTTTCATTCTGGAATTATGATGGTCAAGAGGCTCCAACTGTGTCTCAGATGTTTGTACGATGAAAATATCTCTGATTCCATTTAGACAAGATAGATTTAGGACTTAGAAAGTATAAGGATAATATTTGTTACTAATATTACTCTATTACTATAGTATACTATACTAAATTACTATACTAATATTACTATACTAATAAACAGTATACTAATTTCAAAACTCTACTTATTGTCTTTCAGATGTGTGAAAATGTTGACCCATCATTCTACATTAAGGAGCCTTCCAACCTAAGACATAATATCCGAACACATACAAAAGGAAATACTTTAAACTTGGGATGATAAGTTGCTAAGATTTCAGTTAGCATTATTCCTGTTTCCTTGATCCTTAGCAAAatgttattgtttctattccAGGACATCTTGgttaacctctctctctctctctctctctctctctctctctctctctctctctgtgtgtgtgtgtgtgtgtgtgtgtgtgtgtgtctgcctctctctctctctctctctctctctctctctctctctctctctctctctctctctctctctccctctctccctgtcttcctctctccctctctccctctcccccacctctctctctgtctctgtctctgcctctctctctgtctctctgtctctgtctctgtctctctctcttctgtcatcTGTCTCTTTTTGAAGGTCAATAGAGTCTTTTATCTAATGGCAGAGACTAACCATACTGTGAtttctcaatttatttttctGGGACTTTGTACTTCAAGGGAACTTGAGATCTTCCTCTTACTACCATTTTCCATCCTCTACCTGATGACTGTGATAGGCAACCTCTTTTTGGTGATAATGATAATCACTAATCAGCATCTGCATTCTCACATGTCCTTTCTGTTAGCTAATCTCTCATTTATTGACTTCTGCCTTTTTTCAATAAATGCACCCAAACTGACCATAGGTCTCCTAAACGAAAATAAAACCATTTCCTTTGAGGGCTGCATGAGCAAAAGTCTCTGTGTACATTTCTTTGCAGGAAGTGATATAGTACTTCCTGTAACAATGGACTATGACCGATGTGTGGCCATATGCAGGCTACTCCACTACTGCAGCATCATGGACAGGCAGAAGCACTTCTGGCTCATTGTGATATCATGGATTATTGGATTTGTACATGGCATTAGTCAGATGCTCTTGATTTTGGATCTACCTTTCTGTGGACCAAGAGTGTTAGACAGCTTTTTCTGTGAtattcctttagtgatgaagtTAGCCTACATGAATACTGATACTCTAGAAATCATAATAAATGCTGAAAGTGGCATTTTAGCAACAACTTGTTTCATCCTGTTACTGATATATTATACTTACATTCTATTGACTGTTCAACTTCGCTCTAAAGATGGCTCATCAAAAGCACTGTCCACATGTACATCCCATATCGTAGTGGTTGTGCTCTTCTTTGGGCCCATCACTTTCCTCTATCTTTGGCCAGTCAACATCACTTGAGTGGACAGGTTTCTAGCTGTGTTTTACTCAGTCATCACACCTCTCCTGAATCCATCCATCTCTACACTGAGAAATAAAGATAGTAAGAATGCCATAAAGAAGCTGATAAATTGCATGTGAATTATTCagtataatttttattcttttcatgtaaccaaaaattttatttttccgtACTCCTTTAGTCACATCTTGACATGAAATTgaattgtttaattttatttctgcaaGCTATCCTTaactcttttttctctttttaatgaaCAAATGCTTGTTTTACTTTAATGATTGATCCGTGTGAGACCACAGCCAAGCCACTATGTACAGAAATGAGGGAAGCTTTATTACTTGGTCTCTTCCTCCTTGGACAGTGTCttgatgctttcttctttcttggctTTGAAGTGCTCCTCCCAGTGCTTTTGTGCTTCCTTGGCCTTAGACCTGTGAGCCTCATCCTGGTCAGCCAGTGGCTTCTTGCGGGCCTTGTCTTCCTTCAGCTTGTGGATGTGCTCCATGAGAATCTGCTTGTTTTTGAATACCTTCCCTTTGACCTTCAGGTACAGGCTGTGATACATAGGGCGGTCAATCATCTTAGATTCCTGGTATCTCTTGAGAAGCTGGCACAAGATCCTCATCCTTCTCATCTAGGTCACCTTCTCAGGGCATCTGAGTTTTGGCAGTACACTTCATCTTCCCTATTTCCATACGCCTGCCCTTCTTTTGGCCCAGAGTGTTTTTCCTGCAGCAAGCCCGGGAATGTACAGTCACAGGCTTCTGGGTGATCAGCCCATCTTTGATCAGCCTCCTGATTTGCTGACTGGAGTTGGCATTGGCAATTTCATTGGTCTCATTGGGGTCTAACCAGACGTTCTATTTCCCATAGCAGAGGACACTAGATGCAAGCCTCTTCTGCAGCCTGAGCATAATCATGGCTTAACTCTCaatgtatgaaaatattattatgaaaatacatttaaaagtataACACTTATATTTTCACTAATTATAAAGAATGATACttcaacataaaaatatttttgtgtctgAAAGTTT
It encodes the following:
- the LOC127684489 gene encoding olfactory receptor 4K3-like, with product MAETNHTVISQFIFLGLCTSRELEIFLLLPFSILYLMTVIGNLFLVIMIITNQHLHSHMSFLLANLSFIDFCLFSINAPKLTIGLLNENKTISFEGCMSKSLCVHFFAGSDIVLPVTMDYDRCVAICRLLHYCSIMDRQKHFWLIVISWIIGFVHGISQMLLILDLPFCGPRVLDSFFCDIPLVMKLAYMNTDTLEIIINAESGILATTCFILLLIYYTYILLTVQLRSKDGSSKALSTCTSHIVVVVLFFGPITFLYLWPVNIT